Below is a genomic region from Rhododendron vialii isolate Sample 1 chromosome 5a, ASM3025357v1.
TTGTGGTCAAAAAATTGGTTACAGAAGAGGAACAACCATTTTCCCAgcatttttgaattgttttgttGACCTCAATATTTAATTGACATCAAAAAGATATTgtttaagttaattttttgaagaaactcataaaacataatttaaaaataatgagtacAACCGAAATAGACCCCCACAAAAATGCATTAAGTCTATGTATTTCCTTTGCCAAACGGGGATTTAAGGAGAGAGCCCCCCGACAGAGTCCCCCTAATTAGTGAGTAATAAATAAATTCACTAAACTTATCAGTTTCAAAGCTGTTTAAACGAACAAAAACCTGCGGGTATCACTCACAAATTCTGAGCCGTGAAAATTCGTTGAGCTAAATTTTGAACTAATAATTGGTTGGGGTTCCCCTAACGagaaaaccctccaaaaaatggCGTATGCCGCTGTTTGCGGCGAGCACACGGTATTCTTTAGTAAAAGGCGAAAGAATAGTTCGCTTTGTGCTCATCGCGCGGCTGCGTGAATTTTACAATTGCTCTGTGCGACTCAATATATAAgcctcattctctctcctcatgTATACCTtgtcaatgtgggacaaacacACTGAATGTTTATACTAGGCCATTATATTGCATAACCAGGAACTTCATCCTTCGTTTTCACACCGCCACCTACTTACATCATCACCACCCCCGCGAACCACATCGCCGCCAAGCTCCTCCGCTGAGCAAGTGAGCAACACCACCACCGTTCCGCTGTTTTTCATTAAACCGCTGCAAAATCGTCCGGAAGAAGAGATCGTTGAATcctttcctccctctctctgtaTGGTTTTTGTTGACGAGTTTTGAGGCATTTCATAAACAAGCTGTACCGGTAGTTTCCAGCATTCATCCATCCAAGGAAACAGTTGTAGGATATGTTTTACAGTTCATGTGAAAATGCCATAGCTAGCAGATTGATTTATGTCCTCACTTCACAGCATATGATTGATTCTGCTCaaattaatctctctctctctctctctctcggtttaTTTACTTCTAATTGTGTATTCATTTGGATAATGAACAGAGTTTGTTTCAATTCATTTGTTTTGAGCCAAAAAATTTTTTGAGCCAAAGAATTTTTTGAGCCAAAGAATTTTCCAAGCTGCACGCCTAAAtgtgacaaaataaaaaaaacccaaatgttGCTCTTCTAAACTGTATAATCAGACGAGTTCTAGTTTAAACTGAGAATTGGTTGGGCTCCCCTGAACGGAAACGCTCCAATAAACAGCTGAACTCACCGCTCAGCTTCGTTACCGTAAGGTTCTAAGCTCGTGCAACTCTGCTTAGGGTTAAATTTGAACTAAGAATTGGTTGGGATTCCCCTAACGaggaaaccctccaaaaaaatgGCGTATGCCGCTGTTTGCGGCGAGCACACGGTATTCTTTAGTAAAAGGCGAAAGAATAGTTCGCTTTGTGCTCACCGCGCGGCTGCGTGATTTGACAAGACAGTGGAAGTCCCATTATAtaggcccctctctctctcctcacgtcTGTCTTTGGTCGATGTGGGACTAACAaactgtttctctctctaaacgacTAACTCCTCCTTCTTCGTCCCATCTCGCCTCAAAGTTGAAAGGGCCCCCCACCTTTACTTGATGGAACTCAGGGTTTTCTTTCAAAGCActcacactttctctctccttcccaatCTTTTATTGATCCAAATTGCATCAAGCCTCAAATCATTGCTTTGGGTCTGCAAAAGGGCCAGTTGAAACAAAGTTTGATATGTTGAGTTCAGCTCCACAGAACTGTATTTGGAATTAAATTACACTATAACGGCTCGTTTGGTGGGTGAATAAGGTcttaaaagattaaaaaaaatatggcgAATAAGAGGCGGATACGTTGTTGTCTGGGGAAATTTGTTGAGAATGAGAGATTTAACTAAGAAAGGATTGGTTAGTAGTTGAAATGGATCGATAAAGAGTTGGTGGAGAAAAAAGTACTAATAATTCACTTAATTGCATTTTACAATGGAATGCATAGGGCGTGTTTTGCGAAAGCTTTTTTCTAAGATTCTAGATTTTGACTTTTGAGATTGTTATTAATTCTGCTTGAGATTCTAGATTTTGAGAACGCCGATAATTATCCCATTGGATAATTTTCCTGGGTGAGAGTGGATTAAGTTAAGAGCAATTCGAGTGCGAAAGGAGGAATCAAACACTAGATAATAACGGACTCGCATTAGTTTATCCCCAAGACCTTTATCCCCTTTCATTCTCCACTGCCAAACGGGTCGTAAGGGTGTAAGATCAATGTGTTAAGAGCACCTCGAGCCTATATCATATTTTTCTAATCTCGACaaatcattttctattttttcttgtcACACGACAGAACAATTTTACTTTATCTCGAATCTCAATCCAACAAACCACAATAAGATCCCATTTTCACTAAAATTTTTGTATTACAATTTATCGATTTTTGTGAAATTGTTTatactaaactaattttttttgtcaaaaattaagTCATTTGTATTAAACTAAAACATTCTAacacatttttttcccaaacaccCACGctttttacaatttttaatgagaaatgattttgccactccattttttgttaattctACTTTTCTGCAactgtatttttgcaccaaaaatacacttgaagaggagtgacgttaacaaaaaagggagtggcaaaatcaacatTCGTTAGAGACTTTTTTGAATTCACTTAGACGTTAATGGAAATGAACCATAAATATGTAGCCCGATtcctaaggctctgtttggaacttatggaaagaaaagaaaaggaaatgaaaagaaaattaaaaaaatttctcttccattgttttgcttttgcttttgctattcctttttttttggttaatgtcactctcctataagtatattttttgtgcaaaaatacacttgcaggggagtgacgttaacaaaaaagaaagtggcaaaatcatttcccaattttctctcctattttcttcttatttttctccatttttcttttcttttctataaattccaaacagaacctaaaagattaaccctaaaatagcATATCCAAATTATAATAAAGCCCGTAGAAGCCACAATGGCATAATATCCAAAGAGCCCTTTTGTATTTGTTCGAATATAGAAATAAATCGCGAATACAATTCAAGTAATAAATGCGAAAACAACTTGACCGAAAACTTCCCAAAGTATCCAAATACTCTCAACCGACTCTCCAATCTCCGTAGTACTTTCAACactttcttgagtttcttccCCTTTCTTTCTCACAGCCGAGGCACGAACGAAGAGGCCTCCGTCTGTTTAAGCCTCCGGTCGAAATAGTAGACCGTCGTCAGTTTAGAGCTCCAAAACCCGAAatctggttctctctctctctctctctctctctctctctctcttgcgtATGCGTACATCTTGTATGtatgtgggtatgtatttgtgtatatatagatgCTTACATACTTgtgtatataaggttatatacACACGAAATCAGACTGAATTGTTTGGTGGGCGAAGGGGTTTGGTTGACTTTTGCGCTGTTTGTGACTCCTTGATTTTGCCTATCATCACTGCAATGAGATTTTGTGGAGTTAGATTTTACGAACCGATGAGTGCATCCGCCTTGCAGATTTTGTCGACTCTGATTTTAACTTCACTGTAGTGGATTAGTGGTGGAAAACAATGATTCATGTTCTTGCTTCCTTCtctgccgttaaaaaaaaaaaaaaacgtatttGATCTTCATGATCAAAATTTGGTTCCTTTggggacatccgataaaattggaacgatacAAAGAAGATTAGCATGGCCCGTAGCCCCTGGCCCCCTTCGCAATGATGACACGCGCAAATGATCAAACGACACGCACAAGGATGACACGATACAAAGAAGATTAGCATGGCCCCTGCACAAGCGTATACGAGTTTTATTGTGTGCCACGATTATGACTTGTTTTTCGtattaagtaaatttttttttatcggtggAAGTTAGTAGTGTCAGAGAAGTTAGATCAGCACCTtaagaggagttgaactcctaaCCTTCTTATACCCAGCACCTAAGTGGATCCCCTTATGCCGTTGCGCCAAAAGCCTCTTGGCTTCGTGTAAAGTATGTTAACGATAGTACAAAAAACAACCTCTACTCTTTCAGTTGCATTTGTGGCATCTGATAGTCTTCCTTTTGATTTGTAGATGATGCCTTGATCATTCTGGGAAATTGTATTGTCtctttgttcatatttgaatgtGTCTCGTTCTCTGTTGCCTAGGCTGAAACTTCACAGTTTTCCATTATTTTTCCTGGAAGTTTTTGCAAATTCGCAGTTGAACTTGATTACTATATTATTGAGTTGGCTTTGCACCTCAGTCTTTTCGTAATAAATGAGAATGTAGGGGGTGCCCAAATTGTTTTACCTATGTTGTACGCAATATCAATATGTTTCTTTTGACGGTTTGATGAAGGGTTTTAAAAGTTGATATCCTTTTTGTTATGCTTTCATAGATGGAACTTGTGCTCTGCACTTTCAATAATTCTGCTGATTTGTCCTCATGTGTTTCTAAAAAGTGGCCTCAAAACATATTAGATGGTCCATTTGAACACTTTTTTCAAGTGATCCTGGAGAGGCACTTACCCTTTTTCTGCAAGGGTCAAATTCATCTTGTGTTTTTATTTCAAGGTTTTGCATTCATAACTTTGTTTATTAAAAGGTTTTTGCTACATTTGACATGACGTTAGTACCTGACTTAGCAATTTTGACCATTGCAGAGGTATTGAGTAGCAGTTGTCCTATGGCTTCCTTCCGATCGTTCTTGAACAGTCCAGTTGGCCCTAAAACAACTCATTTTTGGGGCCCCGTTGCTAACTGGGGATTCGTTATTGCTGTATGGTCACTTgtcacatgaattttttttctatttggaTGGCTTTTCGGCTCAGTTTGCTTTACAAGAATTGTAATTGGTTGGTATGGCAGGGACTGGTGGACATGAAGAAACCCCCTGAAATGATCTCTGGCAACATGACTGGAGGTTAGAAAGTAGTGGTTTCAAAAGAATGTGTAGTTATTGGTAGTAACATCTTTGCAATTCTGGTTATACATTTATGGTGTGTCGCAGCAATGTGCATATACTCTGCTCTGTTCATGAGGTTTGCATGGATGGTACAACCTCGCAACTATCTGCTTCTAGCATGCCATGTGTCCAACGAGACGGTGCAGCTCTATCAACTCTCTCGGTGGGCTAAGGGTAATGGGTGAGTTATTTTATCTTTGCCTTATTCTTGGTTTAGGAGTGGTAATATGGATTGGAGTTGAGCCTTATTCCGCCTGGGCTCAGCCTCCACTGCCTTGGAGTAACACCATCAGGGCGATGTACCAAACTAGACCTCGCTTATAtgccaaacttttttttactgTGTTTGTAGTTAAAAACTGTGCCAGTTGATGGGTAAGTTTGGGAAGTAGGTTGATTGCTGACATGGAGACAAGTATTACATCTTGTATTGGTCCAGAAAAATCCATTATTTGTAAACtaagaaacaaataaattgaaCTATAAGAGATCTAATCAACTGTGTTCCTCCGTTGCTCAGCGGTGGAGCGGCAGCTGTTAACTGATTGGTCATAGGTTTGAAAGTGTAATGTTCGGTAGGGAAAGGCAAAAAGCGGTGTGGACGGCTTGTTATTCAACAGTTTGACaacccaacttttttttttttttccctcctcctGAACATATCATGATCAACTGGAGAAATAGACAACGGATTTGTGAGAAAGTTCTGATATGACTATAGACGAAAGCAATAAGAGTAATTCTGTCGTGTTTCTGTGTTTCTTGAAGAAGATAACAGGGTAAGCTGATCCAAGGCATGGATTCGCATCTTGTAGCtgttatttctctctttcttaaaAAGAAGCCTATGTATTAATTTACTCATGTATTTGTATGCTCCTTACTACTACATAGTCTCATCCTTACTCTTTCTACCGCTCCATAGTATTCGTATTGAGCTGCGCCAAATTTCTTCTGATTGTTGTTCCTTATATTCCTTCTGGCTTCAGCAATTAGATTCTCATTTGGAACAATCATGTCCTCCTGCAACTCCATATTCTCTTATGCCTTTGACACATTAACTGATTTTAATACCTTTGCGGCTTTGCCTTATTAACGAACAGGTACTTGGGGCAAAAGAAGGAAGAACCGGTACCTCAATAACCCGGTGCTGCTCTTCTTTTCCGTTCTCGGGCTTGGCAACTCTTAGGGTACTTGGTCCCTGCTGAAACAACTTATCTAATGTGAAATTTAATATTATTTGCGAGGTTAGGATACCAAGCAAATCACTATGTGTAAACCATGACTGCTGCCAAATTCTTGTTAATATTGCAATGGTACTGTCAAATACTACCTAGTGTACTCTTTCAGTAAATTTATTCGCTAATAAAgctacttttttatttttattttgacattTTCCCCATGAGAGGAGCATTCTTATAGTTATGACAGTcagtttctcttttttttttctttttttttttgacaaaaagcaAATTCCATAGATAATACAATCTTACACAATGTGTATAGTTGCCTTAGcgagattatgggcaggcggcAGCTACCACTTCAGTTCTAGCAACTTTCATAACTTTTACACTCTCCCAGTTTCTAGATGAGAGTCCCTCTTAGGAATTCCAACTTTTTAGGGACATGTAgccttgtttggattcaaacttcaaaaaaaaatttcaactcaaaaaatactcattacttctactttcaatcattattttcatttttctctcatctcttcaatcattattctcatttctctctctatctctatccactcattactcctatctccaatcattaccctaattTTTCTCGAATTATTATacctcaaaaaccaaacccaaaaatttttcaaaaagggaGCCAAACACAATAGTAGTCATTACTCCTACTTTCCACTATTATTCTTATATTCTACCTATTTTGCACCATTTGTATTCACATATGAGAGGCTTTTGGAATTTTGCCaaatttctatttctatttttggAAAGGAACAATCATTTTGAAACATTTCAAAATAGAAAGATTAATTAATCAGGTCCTATACCTCCAAACCACCACTCACGAGCTGTCCATCAACTGATGTATGTCACAAACAAACCTTGCAATACATACAATTCAAATATTTCGTTCAAATAGTGTATATGAGTAAGACGGAATCATAGAAACCAAAAATTTCCCAGACATTACTTCTGCGAAAGTGGTGCTTGAATCAAAATATTTACAATGAtcaacgggaaaaaaaaattaaagaaaaataaaagccaTTGTTGCAGCTTAGGAGAGCTTCGATCCCAATCAAACTAATTAACTCAAATCATCTGAAGGCCAGCTTGCAACAGCATCGAGTAAGACAGAACAGATAAAATTTAAGTCCTGCATTTCGGCATTTCATCTTGCAGATAATACATTTGTTGGTCAAAGTTCAAATCCGTCGAGTGAACATTGAAGAACCAAAAGAATACATTAAAAAATACCTGAGAGCGCCAGATACGGTTAATGAAATCTCTCTCACGACCTCATGGGAGGATCTGGCGTCGCCTGTGTGGAGTTGCTCGCTTTGCATATATTTTCTCTGTTTCATTCAGAGGTCTACTAGAACCATCTGGCTCGCTAATGAACCTCCACCCGCCACCATTTCCCCGCTTGTCCCGCGGGTCTAGTTTCTCCACCATGATATTGTGTTACATCGGGTTTTTTTTAAGGATATTTCGGATTGTATTTAGAAAATTGAGTGGAAATACTCATAAATTGAGTTGGATTGTTTATTTAGCGAGTGTTTGGAACTCGGGAAAATAAATGAGAAggttgagaaaa
It encodes:
- the LOC131325203 gene encoding mitochondrial pyruvate carrier 1-like produces the protein MASFRSFLNSPVGPKTTHFWGPVANWGFVIAGLVDMKKPPEMISGNMTGAMCIYSALFMRFAWMVQPRNYLLLACHVSNETVQLYQLSRWAKGNGYLGQKKEEPVPQ